A window of Blastomonas sp. SL216 contains these coding sequences:
- a CDS encoding phosphotransferase produces MDDTAFAERLETLCCNRLGGTGPLTELKRLSGGASMQSWRFAWGDELLILRRMPEGLRGDDAAIDSGALTLDGQADVIESAVAHGVIAPAVRARLTPEDGLGEGFVMACAPGEALPQVLLRDPAYGQALERLPQQWAQQLAAIHGIAPTSLPTALAHRSPALMLADLEARWRELGGVSPVYALAFGWLERALPEPVEPRLCHGDFRMGNLLITPDGLSAVLDWELAHLGDPVQDLAFGCIPSWRFGRYDKVLGGFAQPADMLQHYEAITGTPVDPARFRFWLVYSCLWWGVCCLIMADIWRRGDKAGPERLVIGRRVSEVEIDLMLMLSDDLADVPAPMDWPLTDIAPENGVPSGAALIDAVSLWLDSSIAAQASGHQRFEAKVAVNALGMAARDAALGPGLRASQAKRLEVLGYDAAGLVAALRQDPAHATPAVHHHLRRLAAENCLIDQPRYAGLPIARAAWS; encoded by the coding sequence ATGGACGATACAGCATTTGCCGAACGGCTGGAAACGCTTTGCTGCAACCGGCTCGGCGGGACGGGCCCCCTGACCGAGCTCAAGCGGCTATCGGGTGGTGCGAGCATGCAAAGCTGGCGCTTTGCCTGGGGTGATGAACTGCTCATCCTGCGGCGGATGCCCGAAGGCTTGAGGGGCGATGACGCTGCCATCGATTCCGGCGCACTCACCCTCGACGGACAGGCTGACGTCATTGAAAGCGCCGTCGCGCACGGGGTTATCGCCCCTGCGGTGCGCGCGCGGCTGACGCCCGAGGATGGGCTGGGCGAAGGCTTTGTCATGGCCTGCGCGCCGGGCGAGGCGTTGCCGCAGGTGCTGCTGCGCGATCCCGCTTATGGGCAAGCACTCGAGCGGCTGCCGCAGCAATGGGCGCAGCAGCTTGCCGCAATCCATGGCATCGCCCCGACCAGCCTGCCCACCGCCCTCGCCCATCGCAGCCCGGCGCTGATGCTCGCCGATCTGGAGGCGCGCTGGCGCGAACTGGGCGGCGTGTCGCCGGTCTATGCGCTGGCCTTTGGCTGGCTGGAGCGGGCACTGCCCGAGCCGGTGGAACCGCGCCTTTGCCATGGCGATTTCCGCATGGGCAATCTGCTGATCACGCCTGACGGCCTTTCCGCCGTGCTCGACTGGGAACTCGCGCATCTGGGCGATCCGGTGCAGGACCTTGCCTTTGGCTGCATCCCCAGCTGGCGCTTCGGGCGCTATGACAAGGTACTCGGCGGCTTTGCCCAGCCCGCTGACATGCTGCAGCATTATGAAGCCATCACGGGGACGCCGGTCGATCCGGCGCGGTTCCGCTTCTGGCTGGTCTATTCGTGCCTGTGGTGGGGCGTGTGCTGCCTGATCATGGCTGATATCTGGCGGCGCGGCGACAAGGCCGGGCCCGAACGGCTGGTCATCGGCCGCCGCGTGTCCGAGGTCGAGATCGACCTGATGCTGATGCTGTCGGACGACCTGGCCGATGTACCCGCACCGATGGACTGGCCCCTGACCGACATCGCGCCCGAAAATGGCGTACCCAGCGGCGCTGCGCTGATCGACGCGGTCAGCCTCTGGCTCGATTCCAGCATTGCCGCGCAGGCCAGTGGCCATCAGAGGTTCGAAGCCAAGGTCGCAGTCAACGCGCTCGGCATGGCGGCGCGCGATGCGGCGCTTGGCCCCGGTTTGCGCGCCAGCCAGGCCAAGAGGCTCGAGGTGCTGGGCTATGATGCCGCGGGTCTGGTCGCCGCGCTTCGGCAGGACCCGGCCCATGCCACCCCGGCGGTTCACCATCATCTTCGGCGGCTGGCAGCGGAAAACTGCCTGATCGATCAGCCGCGCTATGCAGGCCTGCCGATCGCGCGCGCAGCCTGGAGCTGA
- the fabD gene encoding ACP S-malonyltransferase has protein sequence MTRAFIFPGQGSQKVGMGKALAEASAEARAVFQEVNDALGQNLFKLMCEGPADELQLTENAQPAIMANAIAVYRALQGAAGDLPVSFAYVAGHSLGEYSALCAAGSIDLATTARLLKLRGQAMQAAVPVGEGAMAALLGIEFEEALKAAEQAAGDQVCAVANDNAFGQAVISGHVAAVERCLPIAKEMGARKAMMLPVSAPFHCALMQPAADRMAEALAGTEIKDPSVPLFANVTAAPVSDAGTIRNLLVDQVTGMVRWRESVIAMRDAGVNHFIELGGKVLVPMIKRIVEDVDSESIVEMSDIDSLLEAV, from the coding sequence ATGACACGCGCATTCATTTTTCCGGGACAGGGCAGCCAGAAGGTCGGCATGGGCAAGGCGCTTGCCGAAGCGAGCGCCGAGGCGCGCGCCGTGTTCCAGGAGGTCAACGACGCGCTCGGCCAGAATCTGTTCAAGCTGATGTGCGAAGGCCCGGCGGACGAATTGCAGCTGACCGAGAACGCGCAGCCCGCGATCATGGCCAATGCCATTGCGGTCTATCGTGCGTTGCAGGGCGCGGCGGGCGACCTGCCGGTCAGCTTTGCCTATGTCGCCGGGCACAGCCTGGGCGAATATAGCGCGCTGTGCGCCGCCGGGTCGATCGATCTGGCCACCACGGCCAGGCTGCTCAAGCTGCGCGGCCAGGCGATGCAGGCCGCGGTGCCGGTGGGCGAGGGCGCGATGGCCGCGCTGCTCGGCATCGAGTTCGAGGAAGCGCTAAAGGCCGCCGAGCAGGCAGCGGGCGACCAGGTCTGTGCCGTCGCCAACGACAATGCCTTTGGTCAGGCTGTGATCTCCGGCCATGTGGCGGCTGTCGAGCGCTGCCTGCCGATCGCCAAGGAGATGGGCGCGCGCAAGGCGATGATGCTGCCCGTTTCCGCGCCCTTCCACTGCGCGCTGATGCAGCCCGCCGCCGACCGCATGGCCGAGGCTTTGGCCGGAACCGAGATCAAGGACCCCAGCGTGCCGCTGTTTGCCAATGTCACCGCCGCGCCGGTCAGCGATGCGGGCACGATCCGCAACCTGCTGGTCGATCAGGTGACCGGCATGGTCCGCTGGCGGGAATCGGTCATCGCCATGCGCGATGCGGGCGTGAACCATTTCATCGAACTGGGCGGCAAGGTGCTGGTCCCAATGATCAAGCGCATCGTCGAGGATGTCGACAGCGAGAGCATCGTCGAGATGAGCGATATCGACAGCCTGCTCGAAGCGGTTTGA
- the fabG gene encoding 3-oxoacyl-[acyl-carrier-protein] reductase has product MFDLTGMTALVTGASGGIGSAIARGLAAHGARLALSGSNEAKLKDFAASLGGDHVALTCNLSDAAAVDALVPQAVEALGSLDILVNNAGITRDNLAMRMKDEEWSDVISVNLEAAFRLCRAAAKPMMKARFGRMISITSVVGATGNPGQANYAASKAGLVGMSKALAAELASRNITVNCVAPGFIASAMTEVLPEAQKSALLGRIPAGKLGEGDDVAAAVVYLASREAGYVTGQTLHVNGGMAML; this is encoded by the coding sequence ATGTTCGATCTTACAGGCATGACCGCCCTGGTCACCGGCGCAAGCGGCGGCATCGGCTCGGCGATCGCACGCGGTCTGGCGGCGCATGGTGCGCGGCTGGCGCTGTCGGGCAGCAACGAGGCCAAGCTCAAGGACTTTGCAGCCTCGCTGGGCGGCGATCATGTCGCGCTGACCTGCAACCTTTCCGATGCGGCGGCGGTCGATGCGCTGGTGCCGCAGGCGGTGGAAGCGCTGGGATCGCTCGACATTCTGGTCAACAATGCCGGCATCACCCGCGACAATCTGGCGATGCGGATGAAGGACGAGGAATGGTCCGATGTCATCAGCGTCAATCTGGAAGCCGCATTCCGCCTGTGCCGTGCCGCCGCCAAGCCGATGATGAAGGCGCGCTTCGGCCGCATGATCTCGATCACCAGCGTGGTGGGGGCAACCGGCAATCCCGGCCAGGCCAATTATGCCGCGTCCAAGGCGGGGCTGGTGGGCATGTCCAAGGCGCTGGCGGCAGAACTTGCCAGCCGCAACATCACCGTCAACTGCGTCGCGCCGGGCTTTATCGCGTCGGCCATGACCGAAGTGCTGCCCGAGGCGCAGAAGAGCGCCTTGCTGGGCCGCATCCCGGCGGGCAAGCTGGGCGAGGGTGATGATGTTGCCGCAGCGGTGGTCTATCTGGCCAGCCGCGAGGCAGGCTATGTCACCGGGCAGACGCTGCACGTCAACGGCGGCATGGCCATGCTGTAA
- a CDS encoding acyl carrier protein encodes MSETGDRVKKIVIEHLGVEAEKVTEDASFIDDLGADSLDIVELVMAFEEEFGVEIPDDAAEKISTVNDAIEYIDSHKG; translated from the coding sequence ATGAGTGAGACTGGGGACCGCGTCAAAAAAATCGTGATCGAGCACCTCGGCGTGGAAGCCGAGAAGGTCACCGAAGACGCAAGCTTCATCGACGATCTGGGTGCTGACAGCCTGGACATCGTTGAACTGGTGATGGCTTTCGAAGAAGAGTTCGGTGTGGAAATCCCCGACGATGCTGCCGAAAAGATCAGCACCGTCAACGATGCCATCGAATATATCGACAGCCACAAGGGCTGA